A single region of the Thermodesulfatator indicus DSM 15286 genome encodes:
- the mnmA gene encoding tRNA 2-thiouridine(34) synthase MnmA produces the protein MIAVAMSGGVDSTFAAHLLKKQGKNIFGLFALFSPKDPEKEIVRVKRLTDALKIDLKIVDLTGPFKEKIISYFLKSYRQGLTPNPCVVCNRKIKFGLLLEEAQKLGAQKIATGHYARVIFNEENQCFELFKGKDPGKEQSYFLALLNQKQLSRALFPLGEWKKEDVIKEIVKLGLFNLTSPESQEVCFIRGDYRELFSEEDFPPGEMITVDGRVVGKHQGIYAYTIGQRRGLGVRLGRPYYVVAINAQKNQVIIGPKKYLRCERFLVKNFHLICDAYRQEEIKANVRIRYRHKEAPATIKFFSEKDAEVVFEKPQQAVTPGQFAVAYQEDKVLGGGEIHLKENFIFAD, from the coding sequence ATGATAGCCGTAGCCATGAGCGGCGGGGTGGATAGCACCTTTGCCGCTCATCTTTTAAAAAAACAAGGAAAAAATATATTTGGTCTCTTTGCCCTCTTCTCTCCCAAAGACCCGGAAAAAGAAATTGTCAGGGTCAAACGCCTAACTGACGCCCTAAAAATAGACCTAAAGATAGTGGATTTAACCGGCCCTTTTAAAGAAAAAATCATCAGCTATTTCTTAAAAAGCTATCGCCAGGGCCTAACTCCGAACCCTTGCGTAGTATGTAATAGAAAAATCAAATTCGGCCTGCTTTTAGAAGAAGCCCAAAAATTGGGGGCCCAAAAAATAGCCACCGGCCATTATGCCCGTGTAATTTTTAATGAAGAAAACCAGTGTTTTGAACTTTTTAAAGGTAAAGACCCTGGCAAAGAACAATCTTATTTTCTGGCCTTACTTAATCAAAAACAGCTTTCAAGAGCCTTATTCCCTCTTGGAGAATGGAAAAAAGAAGACGTTATAAAAGAAATAGTAAAACTTGGTCTTTTTAATCTTACTTCACCAGAAAGCCAGGAAGTTTGCTTTATAAGAGGCGATTATCGCGAACTTTTCTCTGAAGAAGATTTTCCTCCAGGAGAAATGATAACCGTTGACGGACGGGTGGTAGGAAAGCACCAGGGTATTTACGCCTATACCATAGGTCAGCGCCGCGGGCTTGGCGTACGCCTGGGAAGGCCTTACTACGTAGTGGCTATTAATGCTCAAAAAAATCAGGTAATCATTGGCCCTAAAAAATATCTCCGCTGTGAGCGTTTTCTAGTAAAAAATTTTCATCTAATATGTGATGCCTATCGCCAGGAAGAAATAAAAGCCAACGTAAGGATTCGCTATCGCCATAAAGAAGCTCCGGCCACTATCAAGTTTTTCTCTGAAAAAGACGCTGAAGTTGTTTTTGAAAAACCTCAGCAGGCAGTTACCCCTGGACAATTTGCCGTAGCTTACCAGGAAGATAAGGTGTTAGGCGGGGGCGAAATCCATCTAAAAGAAAATTTTATTTTTGCCGATTAG
- a CDS encoding NIL domain-containing protein — MYKRILVLRFPTNVVDQPIVCRLAKEFDLSFNILKATILPGKEGLMVIELEGHPSQFDKGLAFLRELGVEIKTISQEIRKNEEKCIHCGFCTAVCPTNALYVDRDTMEVKFDPERCTGCELCMPACIVRAMEAHFHKELAEVG; from the coding sequence ATGTATAAACGAATTCTAGTCTTACGTTTTCCAACAAACGTGGTGGATCAACCTATTGTTTGTCGTTTAGCCAAAGAATTTGATTTGTCCTTCAATATTCTTAAGGCTACTATTTTGCCAGGCAAAGAAGGATTGATGGTTATTGAATTAGAGGGGCATCCCAGCCAGTTTGATAAAGGGCTTGCTTTTTTGCGTGAACTCGGCGTTGAGATAAAGACTATTAGCCAGGAAATCCGCAAAAACGAGGAAAAATGTATTCACTGTGGTTTTTGCACGGCGGTCTGTCCTACCAATGCCCTTTATGTGGACCGTGATACCATGGAAGTAAAGTTTGACCCTGAACGCTGCACCGGTTGTGAGTTGTGTATGCCAGCCTGCATTGTGCGTGCTATGGAAGCCCATTTTCACAAGGAGCTTGCCGAAGTAGGATAA
- a CDS encoding glycosyltransferase family 9 protein: protein MIALWHEGALGDLLIARLAIKALKKKYTGQKLVLFARHEVRLLFKEAGLVDEAWPTSLSLLEKTKRQLSKAYVFTHQKELGKLLTSLTGISWQEIPTRPPGPEIHLALAQWQKVSSSRFSEKDLFLEDRPPKDRFVFIHPGSGGYFKCAPLGFWQDVYAFLKGLGLKPIFLLGPVETSLKQTLPKESYFVLENIKAAREKLKEGFAFLGHDSGLSHLAGALGLYTLALFGPTRWQNWAPFGRVLVAKANCECLKNNRDPRDCGGLCLKNISFEAFRPIVQKFFNTIPRSSPAHRKVEALPSHLLCQEVKKGIVELGIAVEAVAEEKHYP from the coding sequence ATGATTGCCTTATGGCATGAAGGCGCCTTAGGCGATTTACTAATAGCGCGACTGGCCATAAAAGCCCTAAAAAAGAAATATACCGGTCAAAAGCTGGTATTGTTCGCACGGCATGAGGTACGCCTACTTTTCAAGGAAGCTGGCCTGGTAGATGAAGCCTGGCCAACAAGCCTTTCTCTTCTTGAAAAAACCAAAAGACAACTAAGTAAAGCTTACGTTTTCACCCACCAAAAAGAATTGGGAAAGCTTTTGACAAGCTTAACAGGTATTTCCTGGCAGGAAATCCCAACGCGGCCACCAGGGCCAGAAATTCACCTGGCCTTGGCCCAATGGCAAAAGGTAAGTTCTTCTCGTTTTTCGGAAAAAGACTTATTTCTTGAAGATAGGCCCCCTAAAGACCGCTTCGTTTTTATCCATCCAGGCAGTGGTGGTTATTTCAAGTGTGCTCCACTTGGATTTTGGCAAGATGTATATGCTTTTTTGAAAGGCCTTGGTTTGAAACCTATTTTCCTTTTGGGACCAGTAGAAACCAGTCTAAAACAAACTCTACCGAAAGAATCTTATTTCGTTTTAGAAAATATAAAAGCAGCTAGAGAAAAATTAAAAGAAGGGTTTGCCTTTCTAGGGCATGACTCCGGGCTTTCTCATCTGGCCGGAGCTTTGGGGCTTTACACCTTGGCTCTTTTTGGCCCTACCAGGTGGCAAAATTGGGCGCCTTTTGGCCGGGTATTGGTAGCCAAAGCTAATTGTGAATGCCTAAAAAATAACAGAGACCCCCGAGATTGCGGAGGCCTCTGTTTAAAAAATATTTCTTTTGAAGCCTTTAGGCCAATAGTTCAAAAGTTTTTTAATACCATTCCCAGGTCTTCCCCTGCTCACCGGAAGGTTGAGGCTTTACCGTCTCACCTTCTTTGCCAGGAGGTGAAGAAGGGGATTGTGGAGCTTGGGATTGCGGTGGAGGCGGTGGCGGAAGAGAAACACTACCCTTAG
- a CDS encoding SagB/ThcOx family dehydrogenase gives MPGYRDSLGFKFLQATKHDRLELFRRERENIAPAPWFKVYPEAPKVPLPKPSFGAENFWKALIERRSIRKYTRQALSLDEISLLCFAAQGITAQAERYLLRTAPSAGALYPVETYLFVNRALDLTPGIYHLEVQDFVLEELAQGEFGQALAEASLSQYMCAKAPLVFVWSVIPRRTMSKYGSRGVRYIFMDVAHICQNVLLAATAMGLGACPIGAFFDDEVNQILELDGEEETVVYMASVGYPAE, from the coding sequence ATGCCCGGTTATCGCGATTCGTTGGGCTTTAAATTTTTACAAGCCACTAAACACGACCGTTTAGAACTTTTTCGGAGAGAAAGAGAGAATATAGCTCCAGCCCCCTGGTTCAAGGTTTATCCTGAAGCCCCTAAAGTGCCTTTGCCTAAGCCCTCGTTCGGTGCCGAGAATTTCTGGAAGGCTTTAATAGAACGTCGCTCTATAAGAAAATACACGCGCCAGGCCCTAAGCCTTGATGAAATATCACTCCTTTGCTTTGCGGCCCAGGGGATTACCGCGCAGGCTGAACGGTACCTCTTGCGTACGGCCCCCTCGGCAGGTGCCCTTTATCCCGTAGAAACTTATCTTTTTGTCAATCGAGCACTGGATCTTACCCCTGGTATTTATCACCTTGAAGTCCAGGATTTCGTTTTAGAAGAGCTAGCCCAGGGTGAGTTTGGTCAAGCTTTAGCTGAGGCCTCTCTTTCGCAATACATGTGCGCCAAAGCCCCTTTGGTTTTCGTCTGGTCGGTAATTCCTCGCCGTACCATGAGCAAGTACGGTTCAAGAGGGGTTCGCTACATTTTTATGGACGTGGCCCATATTTGCCAAAACGTGCTTCTAGCGGCCACAGCCATGGGCCTTGGTGCCTGTCCTATTGGGGCCTTTTTTGATGACGAAGTTAATCAGATCCTGGAACTAGACGGAGAAGAAGAAACCGTAGTTTATATGGCCTCAGTCGGCTATCCAGCGGAATAA
- the gatC gene encoding Asp-tRNA(Asn)/Glu-tRNA(Gln) amidotransferase subunit GatC encodes MAITKEEVKHVAHLARLEFSEEELETFSEQLADILNYVAKLNELDTKDVEPTYHALKLTNVFREDEVKESFPTDEILKNAPERENGFFVVPKVIK; translated from the coding sequence ATGGCCATTACCAAAGAAGAAGTAAAACACGTGGCCCATCTGGCTAGACTTGAGTTTTCTGAAGAAGAACTTGAAACCTTTTCTGAGCAGCTGGCTGATATTCTTAATTACGTAGCTAAATTAAACGAGCTTGATACCAAAGACGTTGAACCTACTTATCATGCTTTGAAGCTGACCAACGTCTTTAGGGAAGACGAAGTCAAAGAGTCATTTCCTACGGATGAGATTTTGAAAAACGCCCCTGAGCGTGAAAACGGCTTTTTTGTGGTGCCAAAGGTTATCAAATAG
- a CDS encoding Hpt domain-containing protein, producing MVKWNREKLLQELDQEELKELLEVFLFSSKQLLDEMEKALSSGEINTVREKAHSLKGACATIFLEEARDLAFNLEKAINIDEAQNLFEKLKKELTAFWQMIEKQEYR from the coding sequence ATGGTTAAATGGAATCGCGAAAAATTGCTACAAGAACTTGACCAGGAAGAACTTAAAGAACTACTTGAAGTATTTCTGTTTTCATCTAAACAATTGCTAGACGAAATGGAAAAAGCCCTCTCATCGGGAGAGATAAACACCGTTAGAGAAAAGGCCCACTCTTTAAAAGGGGCGTGTGCGACGATTTTCCTTGAAGAAGCGCGTGATTTGGCTTTTAATTTAGAGAAGGCCATTAACATAGACGAGGCCCAAAATTTATTTGAAAAGCTTAAAAAAGAATTAACGGCCTTTTGGCAAATGATTGAAAAACAGGAGTATAGATAA
- a CDS encoding metallophosphoesterase — MLLAVVSDSHDAIPNLRKAVSLANEKEAEVLIHCGDLISPFMLLELSKFKGEVHFILGNNPGDVWLLMNRLKDFPKINCHGQHAFLNIDGLNIAVVHFPATAEGLAATGKYDVVFYGHSHEYEEQKVGETLLLNPGEILGKDGPPTMILFDTVSKKVEKVTFDEGSC; from the coding sequence ATGTTACTGGCGGTGGTGAGTGATAGTCATGACGCTATTCCCAATCTTAGGAAGGCTGTCTCCCTGGCTAATGAGAAAGAGGCTGAAGTTCTTATCCATTGTGGCGATTTAATTTCGCCCTTTATGCTTCTGGAACTGTCCAAGTTTAAAGGAGAGGTGCATTTTATCCTGGGTAATAATCCCGGGGATGTCTGGCTACTTATGAATAGATTAAAAGACTTTCCTAAAATCAATTGTCACGGTCAACATGCTTTTTTGAATATAGATGGGCTCAATATAGCGGTGGTACATTTTCCTGCTACGGCAGAAGGGCTTGCGGCTACAGGGAAATATGACGTAGTGTTTTACGGGCACTCTCATGAATATGAAGAGCAAAAAGTAGGCGAAACTTTACTTTTAAATCCTGGCGAAATTTTAGGAAAAGATGGCCCTCCGACTATGATTCTTTTTGATACCGTTAGCAAGAAAGTAGAAAAGGTGACCTTTGATGAGGGTAGCTGTTGA
- a CDS encoding YcaO-like family protein: MKRKFLAPSPKMVADKTTPPEETISRVEKTLRAFGTGIFSELKRIDKGRLGIPVYLSLYGTTGINITGNIKQMGKGSTEALAKASALMELVERFSLFSTIKSEAFPVKTLSEENTISLEVLLSSVIDPDEDVKAQEICRKFLPIVPFHLAEAFEVSNEKNVKLPIYWFWLLYEYNGSAAGNTYAEAAVQATCELIERHTSALASEPEAPFPEVIPEKIGEEAQYLLACFERLGVKLFLRDITFDMPAPTVAALAYDPQTFPHRSEIVYTAGTATSPERALIRALTEVAQLAGDFDTDGKYLESGLPKYQTLEEASLILTSSGRIPLSELPDISSHDHAEELKALAKGLEEKGFKLYLVDITKKELDIPAVYAIIPGIHFRKRIFLNPLYQLVRTIALFSLPEEALFLLKAIDQEIERYYVAAHLGQVLANLGYYQEASLAFEKALKLNPKFDDLAAIYCHLAYAYLQSGDFVKAENTAEKGLSYARLPELLNILGTARFKQKRPSEALEAFWQAVALNPQVAVDYANIGACLASMGLKEEALNYFEKAQTLDPSFDITPYRAYLEGGKTNV; encoded by the coding sequence ATGAAGCGTAAGTTTTTAGCCCCTTCGCCTAAAATGGTAGCCGATAAAACCACTCCACCTGAAGAAACTATATCTCGGGTAGAAAAAACCCTTAGGGCATTTGGTACGGGAATATTTTCTGAGCTAAAGCGTATAGATAAAGGTCGTTTAGGAATTCCTGTTTACCTGAGTCTTTACGGCACCACGGGAATTAACATCACTGGAAACATAAAACAAATGGGCAAGGGCTCTACAGAGGCCCTGGCCAAGGCCAGTGCTCTTATGGAGCTCGTAGAACGTTTTTCACTTTTTTCCACCATAAAGAGTGAAGCCTTTCCTGTGAAAACTTTGAGTGAAGAAAATACTATTTCTCTAGAAGTTTTACTTTCTTCGGTTATTGACCCAGATGAAGACGTAAAAGCCCAGGAAATATGCCGCAAGTTTTTACCCATAGTTCCCTTTCACTTAGCCGAAGCCTTTGAAGTATCAAATGAAAAAAACGTCAAGCTTCCTATTTATTGGTTCTGGTTACTTTACGAGTACAACGGCTCTGCCGCTGGTAACACCTACGCTGAAGCCGCCGTACAGGCTACCTGTGAACTTATAGAACGTCACACTTCAGCCCTTGCCAGTGAGCCTGAAGCGCCTTTTCCCGAGGTAATTCCTGAAAAAATCGGCGAAGAGGCTCAATATCTGCTAGCGTGTTTTGAACGCTTAGGGGTTAAACTTTTTCTGCGAGATATTACTTTTGATATGCCAGCTCCCACAGTGGCCGCCCTTGCTTATGACCCGCAGACATTCCCTCACCGTTCAGAAATTGTTTATACCGCGGGCACAGCCACCAGCCCTGAAAGGGCCTTAATTAGGGCCTTAACCGAGGTAGCTCAGCTTGCGGGTGATTTTGACACCGACGGGAAATACCTAGAAAGTGGGCTTCCCAAATATCAGACCCTTGAAGAAGCCTCTTTAATACTTACCTCAAGTGGCCGTATTCCCCTATCGGAGCTGCCTGATATATCTTCCCATGACCATGCCGAAGAATTAAAAGCCCTGGCCAAAGGTCTAGAAGAGAAAGGATTTAAACTCTATCTGGTGGACATAACTAAGAAAGAATTAGACATTCCAGCGGTTTACGCCATTATCCCTGGAATCCATTTTCGTAAGAGGATCTTTCTCAATCCTCTTTATCAGCTGGTAAGAACCATAGCCCTTTTCTCTCTCCCTGAAGAAGCCCTTTTCCTCTTAAAAGCCATTGACCAGGAGATAGAAAGATACTACGTAGCCGCCCATCTCGGTCAAGTCCTGGCTAATCTGGGCTACTATCAAGAAGCCTCTCTTGCCTTTGAAAAGGCCTTAAAGCTTAACCCCAAATTTGACGACCTGGCAGCTATATACTGCCACTTGGCCTATGCTTATTTACAAAGCGGCGATTTTGTTAAAGCCGAAAATACCGCAGAAAAAGGGCTTTCCTACGCCAGACTCCCTGAGCTCTTAAACATCCTGGGAACAGCTCGCTTCAAACAGAAAAGGCCAAGTGAAGCCCTTGAGGCCTTCTGGCAGGCCGTGGCCTTAAACCCACAGGTAGCCGTTGACTACGCTAACATTGGCGCCTGTCTAGCTTCTATGGGACTAAAGGAAGAAGCCCTCAATTATTTCGAAAAGGCTCAAACTCTTGACCCATCTTTTGATATAACCCCTTACAGGGCTTATCTCGAAGGAGGAAAGACTAATGTATAA
- a CDS encoding hydantoinase/oxoprolinase family protein → MRVAVDTGGTFTDFVAEVDGKLLTHKVSSTPQDPSQAVLKGLSELGLDNPQVLLHGTTVGTNAFLTRRGAKVLLITTKGFEDIIFIGRQNRPSLYDFFVDKPEPLLRSSQVLGIAERIDARGEIIKGLSSEELELLKRFVEKRKFQSIAVSFLHSYINPVHEQKVKEALQFTGLPISLSSEILPEFREFERTSTTLINAYLAPVMAAYVGKLTRELPNTQVFLMQSSGGLMPAEAVGKRAAATLLSGPAAGVYGAFSLARRLGREKIITFDMGGTSTDVSLCNSSPTFTRQYALEGYPVHLKKIDIHTIGAGGGSLIYFDKAGALKVGPESAGANPGPACYQRGGTEPTVTDANLLLGRLPTEHFLGGRLRLSKDLAQKAFAKVAKKYGFDSEELALGALEIVNTNMEQAIKKVSVEKGLDPQDFTLVCFGGAGGLHAISLAERLRIKEVLVPRFSGVLSALGLLLARPAFDFSRSIFLRNEEVAFEYLLPLMEELAAKALKELARYGYRKEDLRAEAEIDIRYQGQSYELTVPFTYDFKDRFHVLHQQLYGYSMPFAPLEVTAIRLNLSADPPEFELPLISGKKLMSEGKGKVILSHGKKVDVSIFRWDNLPPESEIKGPALIVGAYATVWIEPFWRAWVDKFGNVWLTR, encoded by the coding sequence ATGAGGGTAGCTGTTGATACAGGAGGCACCTTTACAGATTTTGTGGCTGAGGTTGATGGTAAACTTCTGACCCACAAGGTGTCTTCTACACCTCAAGACCCTTCACAAGCGGTTTTAAAAGGATTATCTGAGCTTGGCTTAGATAACCCGCAGGTTTTACTTCACGGTACCACGGTAGGGACTAATGCTTTCCTTACCCGCCGTGGTGCCAAAGTTCTTCTCATAACTACTAAAGGTTTTGAGGATATTATTTTTATAGGCAGGCAAAATCGGCCTAGCCTTTATGATTTTTTTGTGGATAAACCTGAGCCACTTTTGCGATCTTCCCAAGTTTTAGGGATTGCCGAGCGCATAGATGCTAGGGGCGAAATCATAAAAGGCCTTTCCAGTGAGGAACTTGAGCTTTTAAAGCGCTTTGTGGAAAAGAGAAAATTTCAATCAATAGCCGTAAGTTTTTTGCACTCTTATATAAATCCCGTGCATGAACAAAAGGTAAAAGAAGCTTTACAGTTTACCGGGCTCCCGATTTCGCTTTCTTCGGAAATACTACCCGAATTTCGGGAGTTTGAGCGGACTTCAACTACGCTTATCAATGCTTATTTAGCTCCGGTTATGGCGGCCTATGTAGGCAAATTAACCCGGGAATTACCAAATACCCAGGTGTTTTTGATGCAATCAAGCGGTGGCCTTATGCCCGCAGAGGCTGTGGGTAAGCGGGCAGCGGCTACTTTGCTCTCTGGGCCAGCAGCGGGGGTTTACGGCGCGTTTTCTTTGGCCAGGAGGTTAGGGCGGGAGAAAATAATTACTTTTGATATGGGTGGTACATCAACAGACGTTTCTTTGTGTAATAGTAGCCCTACCTTTACCCGCCAATATGCTCTAGAAGGTTATCCCGTCCACCTTAAAAAGATAGACATACATACTATTGGTGCTGGAGGTGGTTCTTTAATCTACTTTGATAAGGCCGGGGCTTTAAAAGTTGGTCCTGAAAGTGCAGGAGCAAACCCTGGGCCTGCTTGTTACCAGCGCGGAGGCACAGAGCCTACAGTCACTGATGCTAATCTTTTGCTCGGAAGACTTCCTACAGAACACTTTCTTGGCGGGCGTCTTAGGCTTTCCAAAGATCTCGCCCAAAAGGCCTTTGCCAAAGTAGCTAAAAAATATGGGTTTGATTCTGAAGAATTAGCTTTGGGAGCCTTAGAAATTGTAAATACCAATATGGAGCAGGCCATAAAAAAGGTTTCTGTAGAAAAGGGGCTTGATCCTCAAGATTTTACGCTTGTTTGTTTTGGTGGTGCTGGCGGGCTTCACGCCATTTCTTTGGCAGAGAGACTGCGCATAAAAGAAGTTTTAGTGCCACGGTTTTCAGGAGTTCTTTCGGCACTTGGGTTACTTCTGGCACGGCCTGCCTTTGATTTTTCCAGATCGATATTTTTAAGAAACGAAGAAGTGGCCTTTGAATATTTATTGCCTCTTATGGAAGAGCTTGCGGCCAAAGCCTTAAAAGAACTAGCTCGTTACGGCTACCGCAAAGAAGACCTGCGAGCCGAGGCCGAAATAGACATACGTTATCAGGGGCAGTCTTATGAGCTTACCGTACCCTTTACCTACGATTTTAAAGACAGGTTTCATGTCCTTCATCAGCAGCTTTATGGTTATAGTATGCCCTTTGCTCCTTTAGAAGTTACTGCTATTCGCCTGAACCTTTCAGCTGATCCTCCTGAGTTTGAATTACCTTTGATTTCAGGGAAAAAACTAATGAGTGAGGGGAAGGGCAAGGTTATACTTTCTCACGGCAAAAAGGTAGATGTTTCTATTTTTAGATGGGACAATCTCCCTCCTGAGAGTGAAATAAAAGGCCCTGCCCTAATTGTAGGCGCTTATGCTACGGTTTGGATAGAGCCTTTCTGGCGAGCTTGGGTAGATAAGTTCGGAAATGTTTGGTTGACTAGATGA
- the thiD gene encoding bifunctional hydroxymethylpyrimidine kinase/phosphomethylpyrimidine kinase, producing the protein MRRVICATIAGSDPSGGAGLQTDLRVFTLLGAFGQTVITALTVQNSLGVKDWMAVPADMVKAQLEALFEDLPPMAIKTGMLANASIIKAIAEVLRDHLVPLVIDPVMLAKSGDPLLEEEAVSALISELFPLATVITPNLPEAEFILKEKITDVREALEKLKKLGPKAVIIKGGHRKDEKATDYLYDGRDIFTFSARRIEGKIGHGTGCTFSAAITVGLAKDLSLPEATKIAKDFVTLGLEAARLAPLGKGISPLDHLVHYDRLVEAPKILRELEEAAEFFCSHEVRPLIPEVQSNLAFALPLAKTHEEVAAFPGRIVGLGAGARPVGCPKFGASRHIANVVLAAMQFDPQRRAAMNIRFSEELLRKAKELGFSLGEFSRAEEPQDVKAKEGSTLAWGVTKVCKDLGFVPDFIADRGEVGKEPMIRILGKTPLEVVNKALKLL; encoded by the coding sequence ATGAGACGCGTAATTTGTGCCACTATAGCCGGTTCAGACCCGAGCGGTGGAGCGGGCCTTCAAACAGACCTGCGAGTTTTTACTTTACTGGGAGCCTTTGGCCAAACAGTTATCACGGCCCTTACCGTGCAAAACTCTCTCGGTGTAAAAGACTGGATGGCCGTGCCTGCTGACATGGTCAAAGCCCAGCTTGAAGCCCTATTTGAAGATTTGCCGCCTATGGCCATTAAAACTGGGATGCTGGCCAATGCGTCTATCATCAAGGCCATAGCTGAAGTCCTACGCGATCACTTAGTGCCCTTGGTGATTGACCCGGTGATGTTGGCCAAAAGCGGTGACCCCTTGCTTGAAGAAGAAGCAGTTTCAGCCCTAATCTCGGAACTTTTTCCTCTGGCCACGGTAATTACCCCCAATTTGCCTGAGGCCGAGTTTATTCTCAAAGAAAAAATTACTGATGTTCGAGAAGCCCTGGAGAAGCTTAAAAAACTTGGCCCAAAGGCCGTTATCATAAAAGGCGGTCACCGAAAAGATGAAAAAGCCACTGACTACCTTTATGATGGCCGGGATATTTTCACTTTTTCAGCTAGGCGAATAGAAGGAAAAATAGGCCACGGAACTGGCTGTACTTTTTCAGCGGCTATAACCGTAGGTCTGGCTAAAGACTTATCTTTGCCTGAGGCCACCAAGATAGCCAAAGACTTTGTAACTCTCGGATTAGAGGCCGCCCGCCTTGCTCCTTTAGGTAAAGGGATCTCACCGCTTGATCATCTAGTTCATTATGACCGCTTGGTTGAAGCTCCAAAAATTTTAAGAGAATTAGAAGAAGCGGCCGAGTTTTTTTGTAGCCATGAAGTCAGGCCTTTGATCCCGGAGGTCCAGTCAAATCTGGCCTTTGCTTTACCTCTAGCTAAGACTCACGAGGAAGTGGCTGCCTTCCCAGGCCGTATTGTGGGTTTGGGTGCCGGGGCAAGGCCGGTGGGTTGTCCTAAGTTTGGGGCTTCACGGCATATTGCCAACGTGGTTCTTGCGGCTATGCAGTTTGACCCTCAAAGGCGCGCCGCCATGAATATTCGCTTTAGTGAAGAGCTTTTAAGAAAGGCGAAAGAGCTTGGTTTTTCCTTGGGAGAATTTTCGCGGGCAGAAGAGCCACAAGATGTAAAAGCCAAAGAAGGCTCTACTCTTGCCTGGGGGGTAACTAAAGTTTGTAAAGATTTGGGTTTTGTGCCAGACTTTATTGCTGATCGTGGCGAGGTTGGTAAAGAACCCATGATAAGAATCCTCGGCAAAACCCCTCTAGAAGTAGTAAATAAGGCGTTAAAACTTTTGTAA
- a CDS encoding Hsp20/alpha crystallin family protein produces the protein MNEKETKELATREEQAPAVRRERPMIPPVDIYETEDGLILVADMPGVTKESVEVKIEENVLQMKGEIVDLPAEDVQPLYAELRGNEYFRAFTIGPEFDLDKVEASMDAGVLRIFLPKVETQKPKKIEIKVA, from the coding sequence ATGAATGAAAAGGAAACCAAAGAATTGGCTACCCGTGAAGAACAGGCCCCGGCGGTACGCCGCGAAAGGCCGATGATTCCGCCGGTTGATATATATGAAACTGAAGACGGGCTTATTTTGGTAGCAGATATGCCCGGAGTAACCAAAGAAAGTGTGGAAGTAAAAATTGAAGAAAATGTGTTGCAAATGAAGGGAGAAATTGTCGATTTGCCCGCTGAAGACGTCCAACCTCTTTATGCCGAGTTACGTGGCAACGAGTATTTCAGAGCCTTTACCATTGGCCCTGAGTTTGACCTTGACAAAGTAGAAGCGTCTATGGATGCCGGTGTGTTGCGCATATTCCTCCCTAAAGTAGAAACCCAGAAACCCAAAAAGATTGAAATCAAAGTAGCCTAA
- a CDS encoding Hsp20/alpha crystallin family protein has product MPIGWGLDFFDPFREFERLQEEVDRLLELTSPFVPMRTVARGTFPVINIGETNDAVYVYLFAPGIEIDKIDLSIEGNILSISGERDASKALKVEKVDPARYYRQERFSGRFTRAVSLPESIDPSQVEATYQNGIIKVRIGKREEKKAKKIEVKTS; this is encoded by the coding sequence ATGCCTATCGGTTGGGGTTTAGATTTTTTCGATCCTTTCAGGGAATTTGAAAGGTTACAGGAAGAAGTTGACCGTTTGCTGGAATTAACCAGCCCCTTTGTGCCTATGCGCACAGTGGCCAGAGGTACCTTCCCGGTAATTAATATCGGCGAAACCAATGACGCGGTCTATGTTTATCTCTTTGCCCCTGGTATTGAAATTGACAAAATAGATCTCTCTATCGAAGGGAACATACTTTCCATAAGTGGTGAACGTGATGCCTCTAAGGCTCTAAAAGTGGAAAAAGTTGACCCGGCGCGTTATTACCGGCAGGAACGATTCAGTGGCCGTTTTACCAGGGCGGTTTCCTTACCCGAATCTATTGATCCATCTCAAGTAGAGGCCACTTATCAGAATGGCATTATCAAGGTGCGTATTGGTAAACGGGAAGAAAAGAAGGCCAAAAAAATAGAAGTAAAAACCAGCTAA